One part of the Lycium ferocissimum isolate CSIRO_LF1 chromosome 8, AGI_CSIRO_Lferr_CH_V1, whole genome shotgun sequence genome encodes these proteins:
- the LOC132067564 gene encoding ABC transporter G family member 7 isoform X1, whose product MLLPIGGKGGGGVGQLLAAVAAALLLRLFSSPGPVILPENEDERESENDETPVTGKVVTPVTIKWTNITCSLSDKSSNTVRFLLKNVTGEAKPGRLLAIMGPSGSGKTTLLNVLAGQTKASPKLHLSGLLDINGVPFSNKTYKFAYVRQEDLFFSQLTVRETLSLAAELQLQDISSIEDRDEYVNNLLFKIGLVSCADSPIGDAKVRGISGGEKKRLSLACELIASPSVIFADEPTTGLDAFQAERVMETLRQLAQDGHTVICSIHQPRGSVYAKFDDIILLAEGSLIYAGPARDEVLAYFSKFGYICPDHVNPAEFLADLISIDYSSPESVYSSRKRIDGLVESFSEKIPEVLYATPLVRDSSRTRENLLKKPISRKGGWWRQFRLLLKRAWMQASRDGPTNKVRARMSIASALIFGSVFWRMGRSQTSIQDRMGLLQVAAINTAMAALTKTVGVFPKERAIVDRERAKGSYALGPYLLSKLIAEIPVGAAFPLLFGGILYPMARLHPTISRFGKFCGIVTVESFAASAMGLTVGAMVPTTEAALALGPSLMTVFIVFGGYYVNSENTPIIFRWIPRVSLIRWAFQGLSINEFSGLQFEHQNSFDIQSGEQALERLSFGGSRIGDTLVAQSRILMFWYYTTYLLLEKNKPKYQRLEPPPRLKDIEEEPEEEANLQPAKADDLLEPTQQDESPPLDEGKPDKQQESSPADPLDLFNLDGF is encoded by the exons ATGTTATTGCCAATTGGCGGCAAAGGCGGCGGCGGAGTTGGGCAGTTACTGGCGGCAGTTGCGGCGGCGCTGCTTCTCCGCCTTTTCTCCTCACCTGGTCCGGTGATTTTACCGGAAAATGAAGATGAGAGAGAGAGTGAAAATGACGAAACTCCGGTAACTGGAAAAGTAGTAACTCCGGTTACTATTAAATGGACTAATATTACTTGCTCTCTATCGGATAAATCTTCTAACACG GTGCGGTTCTTGCTAAAAAATGTGACAGGAGAAGCCAAACCTGGTCGATTGCTAGCGATAATGGGTCCATCAGGATCGGGGAAGACAACTCTTCTGAATGTTCTGGCAGGTCAGACAAAAGCATCACCCAAGTTACATTTGTCTGGCCTTTTGGACATCAATGGGGTgccattttcaaacaaaacataCAA GTTTGCTTATGTTAGACAAGAGGACCTTTTCTTTTCTCAGTTGACTGTTCGAGAAACACTTTCTCTTGCGGCTGAACTGCAGCTACAGGATATATCTTCAATAGAAGATAGAGATGAATATGTGAACAATCTATTGTTTAAAATAGGTTTG GTCAGTTGTGCTGATTCACCCATTGGTGATGCAAAAGTTCGTGGAATTAGTGGAGGTGAAAAGAAGCGCCTGTCTCTTGCATGTGAGCTTATTGCCAGTCCATCTGTAATTTTTGCTGATGAACCAACAACTG GACTTGATGCTTTTCAAGCAGAGCGAGTGATGGAAACCCTAAGACAACTGGCGCAGGATGGACATACTGTTATATGCTCTATACACCAGCCTAGAGGTTCTGTGTATGCAAAATTCGACGACATTATTCTGTTGGCAGAGGGTTCACTCATTTATGCTGGTCCTGCACGTGATGAAGTACTGGCATACTTCTCGAAATTTGG GTACATTTGTCCAGATCATGTAAATCCTGCCGAATTTTTGGCTGATCTAATATCAATAGACTATAGTTCGCCAGAGAGTGTATATTCTTCTCGAAAGAGAATAGATGGTCTAGTTGAGTCATTCTCAGAAAAGATACCAGAGGTTTTATATGCAACTCCACTTGTAAGAGATAGCTCTAGGACCCGTGAGAACTTACTAAAGAAACCTATTTCTCGTAAAGGTGGTTGGTGGAGGCAGTTCCGGTTACTTCTCAAACGTGCATGGATGCAA GCTTCTCGTGATGGACCAACAAACAAAGTTCGGGCAAGGATGTCAATTGCATCAGCTTTGATATTTGGTTCTGTATTCTGGAGGATGGGCAGATCTCAGACGTCAATACAAGACAGGATGGGATTACTTCAG GTTGCTGCAATAAACACTGCTATGGCTGCTCTCACAAAAACAGTTGGTGTCTTTCCCAAGGAACGAGCAATTGTTGATAGAGAGCGCGCAAAAGGATCTTATGCTCTGGGACCATACTTGCTTTCCAAGTTGATTGCCGAGATTCCTGTTGGAGCAGCATTTCCACTACTCTTTGGTGGCATCCTATACCCAATGGCTCGACTTCATCCTACCATTTCTAG ATTTGGGAAGTTCTGCGGGATTGTAACTGTGGAGTCTTTTGCTGCGTCTGCAATGGGCTTGACTGTGGGAGCTATGGTTCCAACAACTGAAGCTGCATTAGCATTAGGCCCCTCTCTTATGACAGTTTTTATTGTCTTTGGAGGGTACTATGTCAATTCAGAAAACACACCAATTATTTTTCGGTGGATTCCTCGAGTTTCTCTTATAAGATG GGCGTTTCAGGGGCTTAGCATAAATGAATTTAGTGGCCTTCAATTTGAGCATCAAAACTCATTTGACATACAATCTGGTGAACAG GCACTTGAGCGGCTATCATTTGGAGGCAGTCGAATAGGTGATACACTTGTTGCTCAAAGTAGAATACTAATGTTCTGGTATTACACAACTTACCTTCTCCTGGAGAAAAATAAGCCCAAGTATCAGCGTCTTGAACCTCCACCACGTCTCAAAGATATCGAGGAAGAGCCGGAGGAAGAGGCAAATCTTCAGCCCGCAAAGGCTGATGATTTGCTTGAACCAACTCAACAAGATGAATCTCCTCCCTTGGATGAAGGTAAACCCGACAAGCAGCAGGAATCTTCTCCTGCTGATCCACTTGATCTGTTTAACCTTGACGGATTCTAA
- the LOC132067564 gene encoding ABC transporter G family member 7 isoform X2, with protein MLLPIGGKGGGGVGQLLAAVAAALLLRLFSSPGPVILPENEDERESENDETPVTGKVVTPVTIKWTNITCSLSDKSSNTVRFLLKNVTGEAKPGRLLAIMGPSGSGKTTLLNVLAGQTKASPKLHLSGLLDINGVPFSNKTYKFAYVRQEDLFFSQLTVRETLSLAAELQLQDISSIEDRDEYVNNLLFKIGLVSCADSPIGDAKVRGISGGEKKRLSLACELIASPSVIFADEPTTGLDAFQAERVMETLRQLAQDGHTVICSIHQPRGSVYAKFDDIILLAEGSLIYAGPARDEVLAYFSKFGYICPDHVNPAEFLADLISIDYSSPESVYSSRKRIDGLVESFSEKIPEVLYATPLVRDSSRTRENLLKKPISRKGGWWRQFRLLLKRAWMQASRDGPTNKVRARMSIASALIFGSVFWRMGRSQTSIQDRMGLLQVAAINTAMAALTKTVGVFPKERAIVDRERAKGSYALGPYLLSKLIAEIPVGAAFPLLFGGILYPMARLHPTISRFGKFCGIVTVESFAASAMGLTVGAMVPTTEAALALGPSLMTVFIVFGGYYVNSENTPIIFRWIPRVSLIRWAFQGLSINEFSGLQFEHQNSFDIQSGEQALERLSFGGSRIGDTLVAQSRILMFWYYTTYLLLEKNKPKYQRLEPPPRLKDIEEEPEEEANLQPAKADDLLEPTQQDESPPLDEGANQKEMPVQ; from the exons ATGTTATTGCCAATTGGCGGCAAAGGCGGCGGCGGAGTTGGGCAGTTACTGGCGGCAGTTGCGGCGGCGCTGCTTCTCCGCCTTTTCTCCTCACCTGGTCCGGTGATTTTACCGGAAAATGAAGATGAGAGAGAGAGTGAAAATGACGAAACTCCGGTAACTGGAAAAGTAGTAACTCCGGTTACTATTAAATGGACTAATATTACTTGCTCTCTATCGGATAAATCTTCTAACACG GTGCGGTTCTTGCTAAAAAATGTGACAGGAGAAGCCAAACCTGGTCGATTGCTAGCGATAATGGGTCCATCAGGATCGGGGAAGACAACTCTTCTGAATGTTCTGGCAGGTCAGACAAAAGCATCACCCAAGTTACATTTGTCTGGCCTTTTGGACATCAATGGGGTgccattttcaaacaaaacataCAA GTTTGCTTATGTTAGACAAGAGGACCTTTTCTTTTCTCAGTTGACTGTTCGAGAAACACTTTCTCTTGCGGCTGAACTGCAGCTACAGGATATATCTTCAATAGAAGATAGAGATGAATATGTGAACAATCTATTGTTTAAAATAGGTTTG GTCAGTTGTGCTGATTCACCCATTGGTGATGCAAAAGTTCGTGGAATTAGTGGAGGTGAAAAGAAGCGCCTGTCTCTTGCATGTGAGCTTATTGCCAGTCCATCTGTAATTTTTGCTGATGAACCAACAACTG GACTTGATGCTTTTCAAGCAGAGCGAGTGATGGAAACCCTAAGACAACTGGCGCAGGATGGACATACTGTTATATGCTCTATACACCAGCCTAGAGGTTCTGTGTATGCAAAATTCGACGACATTATTCTGTTGGCAGAGGGTTCACTCATTTATGCTGGTCCTGCACGTGATGAAGTACTGGCATACTTCTCGAAATTTGG GTACATTTGTCCAGATCATGTAAATCCTGCCGAATTTTTGGCTGATCTAATATCAATAGACTATAGTTCGCCAGAGAGTGTATATTCTTCTCGAAAGAGAATAGATGGTCTAGTTGAGTCATTCTCAGAAAAGATACCAGAGGTTTTATATGCAACTCCACTTGTAAGAGATAGCTCTAGGACCCGTGAGAACTTACTAAAGAAACCTATTTCTCGTAAAGGTGGTTGGTGGAGGCAGTTCCGGTTACTTCTCAAACGTGCATGGATGCAA GCTTCTCGTGATGGACCAACAAACAAAGTTCGGGCAAGGATGTCAATTGCATCAGCTTTGATATTTGGTTCTGTATTCTGGAGGATGGGCAGATCTCAGACGTCAATACAAGACAGGATGGGATTACTTCAG GTTGCTGCAATAAACACTGCTATGGCTGCTCTCACAAAAACAGTTGGTGTCTTTCCCAAGGAACGAGCAATTGTTGATAGAGAGCGCGCAAAAGGATCTTATGCTCTGGGACCATACTTGCTTTCCAAGTTGATTGCCGAGATTCCTGTTGGAGCAGCATTTCCACTACTCTTTGGTGGCATCCTATACCCAATGGCTCGACTTCATCCTACCATTTCTAG ATTTGGGAAGTTCTGCGGGATTGTAACTGTGGAGTCTTTTGCTGCGTCTGCAATGGGCTTGACTGTGGGAGCTATGGTTCCAACAACTGAAGCTGCATTAGCATTAGGCCCCTCTCTTATGACAGTTTTTATTGTCTTTGGAGGGTACTATGTCAATTCAGAAAACACACCAATTATTTTTCGGTGGATTCCTCGAGTTTCTCTTATAAGATG GGCGTTTCAGGGGCTTAGCATAAATGAATTTAGTGGCCTTCAATTTGAGCATCAAAACTCATTTGACATACAATCTGGTGAACAG GCACTTGAGCGGCTATCATTTGGAGGCAGTCGAATAGGTGATACACTTGTTGCTCAAAGTAGAATACTAATGTTCTGGTATTACACAACTTACCTTCTCCTGGAGAAAAATAAGCCCAAGTATCAGCGTCTTGAACCTCCACCACGTCTCAAAGATATCGAGGAAGAGCCGGAGGAAGAGGCAAATCTTCAGCCCGCAAAGGCTGATGATTTGCTTGAACCAACTCAACAAGATGAATCTCCTCCCTTGGATGAAG GTGCTAATCAAAAGGAGATGCCTGTGCAGTAA
- the LOC132066723 gene encoding uncharacterized protein LOC132066723, producing MATTTSTPFLSSSPNLSSPFSSKRRSSSRASRTITLAMGREAQDRNYYNGRIVDENLIVLRKRIHEMKMIERNYEPPVEWMEWEKSLYTNYDSNICHALGLLQSQLMDTRPSLVLGMAALIGLSVPTSTIVILFHLIELTKGILAG from the coding sequence AtggcaacaacaacatcaactccTTTCCTTTCATCTTCTCCAAACctttcttctccattttcatCAAAAAGAAGATCATCATCACGAGCTTCGAGAACAATAACGTTGGCAATGGGAAGAGAAGCCCAAGATAGGAACTACTACAATGGTCGTATTGTAGACGAGAACTTAATTGTTCTTCGTAAGAGAATTCACGAGATGAAGATGATCGAGAGAAATTATGAGCCTCCAGTTGAATGGATGGAATGGGAAAAGAGTTTATACACGAACTACGACTCGAATATTTGCCATGCATTAGGATTGTTACAATCCCAATTGATGGATACAAGACCTAGCTTGGTTTTGGGCATGGCTGCACTTATTGGATTAAGTGTGCCCACTTCAACTATTGTGATCTTGTTTCATTTGATTGAGTTAACCAAGGGGATTTTAGCTGGATAA